The Methanosphaera sp. sequence CTTCTGCTTCAACTGATTGTTTTTCATTGATGTTAAAGTTATTTAAGCTAGCATCCCTTTGAAGTTTAGCTTCTTGTTGTTTTTTGTACTCATCAACTTCCATTTTTTGTTGTTTTTGAAGTTCTTTTTCACGTTTCTTTGCAATGGATGCAGGGATCTTACGTGGACGGAATAGTTTTACTTCATCATCTGTTAATTTAAAGTATTCTTTAAGATCATATGCCTGTTCATTATCCTTAAACATTTCCTTATAATATGGTATTTGACTTTTAAGTTGTGCTGGTGATGTGTGAAGTTTAACACTCATCTTCTGTGTTACAGCATCAATGAGCTTGTTTTGTTTTCGTGCCTTTGATGCTCTTGCATATACAGTTGAGTTAACAAAACGTCCAAATTTATGATATTTTTCATGTTTTGCATTTGCAACACCACGCCCCATAAATAGAAATGCATACTTCCAGTAGACATAGTTTTGTGTTCTAAATGCACGTCCAAGGTTAATATCTGCAAGTGATATCATATCATATGCCTTTGCAACTTCCTCTGGTTTTTCATATTCACGTGGAATATTTTCAGCAAGAAGTTCAATTAAAAACTGTGGCTGTGCATCAGTATTCATTGCCTCTTTTATGTGTTGTGGATTTTTACTTTTAAGAATAATTGTAAGTGTATCAAAGATTCCATTTTTTGTATCTTTCTTTTTAACTACATTTACATCATCCATTGTTATTGATTTTTCATCATCAACAATTGCCTCAAGTGATGTAATTGCAGATCTAAGATCTCCTGCACTTTCACGGCTAAGATGCATAAGAGCATCAGGGTCAAAGTTTATTCCCTCATTTTGACATATACGACGCAGTTGTGCATTAATTGATGGTGATCTTATCTTTGTAAATTTAATAACTGTTGAATTATTCTTTATTGATGCAATATTTTTACTATATGGATCATTTGCCATCAAGATAACTGGCTGTTTTGCTGTTTTTATTGTTTCATTAATTGCACGTCCACCACTCCTATCATGACGTCCTGATATACCATCAACTTCATCAATAATTATAAGCTTATATCCCTGGTGGAATAAACTACGTGTTTTTGATGATTCACCAACAGTTCTTTGTATAAGATCATATGATCTTTTATCACTAGCATTAACTTCTATAGTTTCTGAAAAATATTCCTTACCAACTAAGTGTGCAATTGTTGTCTTTCCAACACCAGGTGGTCCTACAAGTAGTAGTGGCTTTTGTGCTTCTCCTGCTAACCATCGACTTGCCCATGTTTCGATTTGGTCTTTAATTTTTCCATTTCCAACAACATCAGCAAGTGATTGAGGAGCATATTTTTCTACCCATTTCAATTTAATTGCTTCCCTTTTTATTTTTTAACTATTAAAAACTTACTAAGTAATGCTTCAATTTGAAGTCTTGCATTTGCTCCTTCACGGATACGATAGTCACATTCACTGATATATTCCATAAGTTGAATAAAGCTATCTTCACTTATTAAATCCTCAGATGACATAGCTACAACTTCCTGGTATATCTGTGTTATAAGGTCATCTCCACTTACACCATCAACAATCATTACATCACGAAGAAGATTACGTGCACTCATAAAGTCATGATCAAGTGCTTTTAGTATGATTTTTCTAACGCTTTTAGGCTTTGCCTTATTTACAACATCGTTCACTGCATCTGCTGTAACTTTTCCTTCTGTTGTTGTTGATGCTTGTAGTATGTTTATTGAACGTCTCATATCACCTTGTGTGAAGTATACAATATTTTCAAGTGCTGCTTCTTCAACATCAAGATTTTCACATTCTGCAATATATTGTAATC is a genomic window containing:
- a CDS encoding replication factor C large subunit encodes the protein MKWVEKYAPQSLADVVGNGKIKDQIETWASRWLAGEAQKPLLLVGPPGVGKTTIAHLVGKEYFSETIEVNASDKRSYDLIQRTVGESSKTRSLFHQGYKLIIIDEVDGISGRHDRSGGRAINETIKTAKQPVILMANDPYSKNIASIKNNSTVIKFTKIRSPSINAQLRRICQNEGINFDPDALMHLSRESAGDLRSAITSLEAIVDDEKSITMDDVNVVKKKDTKNGIFDTLTIILKSKNPQHIKEAMNTDAQPQFLIELLAENIPREYEKPEEVAKAYDMISLADINLGRAFRTQNYVYWKYAFLFMGRGVANAKHEKYHKFGRFVNSTVYARASKARKQNKLIDAVTQKMSVKLHTSPAQLKSQIPYYKEMFKDNEQAYDLKEYFKLTDDEVKLFRPRKIPASIAKKREKELQKQQKMEVDEYKKQQEAKLQRDASLNNFNINEKQSVEAEVEDKPAVSGGNLLDLTDDIVDEKPVVKVEKTTTHKPEIKNSDNTKTADKKEKTEPKKSDDKPKSKQTTLFDF